One Oncorhynchus clarkii lewisi isolate Uvic-CL-2024 chromosome 31, UVic_Ocla_1.0, whole genome shotgun sequence DNA segment encodes these proteins:
- the LOC139391232 gene encoding transmembrane protein 255A-like, translated as MRREKEGSFKQRKQKSIMVTVMLLIVSVLILVFGLAATTRTQNITVGGYYPGVLLGLGSFLGIIGAHLIENKRQMLVVSIMFISFGVVAAFCCAIVDGVFAARRIDLRPYYAGRCDFHANSKPSVDYEDVHCQTASRATCNLRVKSNTCYCCDLYNCGKEHPLLGHANKDVLKKLRKTSMIWNRVELMGGYHEYTEVGSCEDVVHLHHLLWSAIILNIVALFLGIITAGVLGGFKDLTPMLTPDSCESEPLPAASFPLEFPAPSTPPFNSYLNTAPYLPPYTAYDLQGSSMMFPDSSGLSDDSQSGSSRIGASRMWPTLVPPSYSPPYSPPDEKPPPYSP; from the exons GATCATTCAAACAGAGGAAACAGAAGTCCATCATGGTCACTGTGATGTTGCTCATTGTGTCTGTGCTCATCCTTGTCTTTGGACTGGCAGCCACCACCAGGACACAGAACATTACCGTCGGTGGCTACTACCCAGGAGTCCTT CTGGGCCTAGGGTCCTTTCTCGGAATCATCGGAGCCCATTTGATAGAAAATAAGAGGCAGATG CTGGTGGTGTCCATTATGTTCATCAGTTTCGGAGTGGTGGCTGCCTTCTGCTGTGCCATTGTGGACGGGGTGTTTGCAGCAAGACGCATT GACCTTAGACCCTACTACGCCGGTCGCTGTGATTTCCACGCCAATTCCAAACCCTCTGTTGATTATGAAGAT GTTCACTGCCAGACAGCATCCCGGGCTACCTGTAACTTACGTGTGAAATCCAATACCTGTTACTGCTGTGACCTCTACAACTGTGGCAA AGAACACCCTCTTTTGGGACATGCGAATAAAGATGTTTTGAAAAAGTTGAGGAAAACGTCCATGATTTGGAA CCGTGTGGAGCTTATGGGGGGCTACCATGAGTACACGGAGGTGGGGAGCTGCGAGGACGTGGTGCACCTCCACCACCTGCTGTGGTCCGCCATCATTCTCAACATTGTCGCTCTCTTCCTGGGCATCATTACCGCCGGCGTGCTAGGAGGTTTCAAGGACTTG ACGCCCATGTTGACCCCTGACTCGTGTGAATCAGAGCCCCTTCCTGCAGCCTCTTTCCCCTTAGAGTTTCCAGCTCCCAGCACCCCCCCATTCAACTCCTACCTCAACACTGCCCCCTACCTGCCACCCTACACTGCCTACGACCTGCAG GGCTCCAGCATGATGTTCCCTGACTCTTCTGGCCTGTCTGATGACTCCCAGTCAGGGTCTAGCCGCATAGGGGCCAGCCGCATGTGGCCCACCCTGGTCCCCCCAAGCTACTCTCCCCCTTACTCCCCCCCCGATGAGAAGCCCCCACCATACAGCCCCTAG
- the LOC139391148 gene encoding transcriptional regulator Kaiso-like, with product MSGLKLISATDTRYSGTVLKSMNRQRNNGLFCDVTIIIQDRKFRAHKNILSASSTYFHQLFSVAGQVIELNFIKAEIFEEILNYIYSSKIVRIRSDMLNELINAGQVLGVKFIANLGVPLSQVKGLPGLSKDTEHNEVSSVEKSSTDSMGMMPIVTESFSLSAEEFSQTDKSANKDQDSDEDDIMFVSETDATKKCKPCEIIDLDGPNTEEDSVTKQPGEARPALTKDQEKTVKAAPHLNSSSQTLQGQTPLIRPMVSPDTSSNIASSPAGASSCSTPTTPARIGTFTPEPISTSLPSENNKIIGIHKKQVTLARQSDLKIKLSALKSPGGFINEAGLNIPQISATTKKTITLDKASEIDSFSPGCKVYANIGENTYDIVPMKDDPGEGDSKNSRGGKRSLMATPLQPFNTSQLPQGATIKKTKTEQQDHYELIMDGKTFFVCMVCKRPYVCLTSLRRHFNTHSWEKKYPCHYCDKVFALAEYRTKHEIYHTGERRYQCLLCNEMLINYQLLSTHCKQAHNQDPSGRKQKDDTDNNLYRLLPCKTVQFKTYSYETDDSDSQGVPIIQEDGSVQHINPGRGHLANPLQLQSTQGKMLNWDDIFVEPEAQPGSGAHRPGSHPIQSPPGSSEFEFVIPETY from the coding sequence ATGTCGGGCCTAAAGCTGATCTCTGCAACTGACACCCGGTATTCAGGAACGGTGCTGAAGTCGATGAATAGACAGCGAAATAATGGATTGTTCTGTGATGTCACCATAATTATACAGGACCGTAAATTTAGAGCACACAAAAACATCTTGTCCGCGTCAAGTACTTATTTCCACCAACTCTTCTCAGTGGCTGGACAGGTGATCGAGTTGAATTTCATCAAGGCGGAAATCTTTGAGGAAATCCTGAATTACATTTACAGTTCCAAAATTGTCCGCATTCGTTCCGACATGCTCAATGAGCTTATCAATGCTGGGCAGGTGTTGGGCGTGAAGTTCATTGCGAATCTAGGCGTACCGCTCTCACAAGTCAAGGGCTTACCTGGCCTGTCCAAAGACACAGAACACAATGAAGTAAGCTCCGTGGAGAAAAGCAGTACAGACTCAATGGGGATGATGCCTATTGTCACCGAGTCCTTTTCACTGTCTGCAGAGGAGTTCAGTCAAACTGACAAAAGTGCAAACAAGGATCAGGACTCGGACGAAGACGACATTATGTTTGTATCCGAAACGGACGCCACCAAGAAATGCAAGCCCTGCGAAATCATCGATTTGGATGGACCCAATACAGAGGAAGACTCTGTGACAAAGCAACCGGGAGAGGCCAGACCCGCTTTGACAAAGGACCAAGAGAAAACAGTCAAAGCAGCTCCGCACCTCAACAGCTCTTCGCAGACCTTGCAAGGCCAAACTCCTCTGATCAGACCCATGGTGTCCCCTGACACAAGCTCAAATATTGCGTCTTCACCCGCTGGAGCCTCCTCTTGCAGCACACCCACTACGCCGGCTAGAATTGGCACTTTCACCCCCGAACCCATCAGCACCTCCCTGCCCTCAGAAAACAACAAGATAATAGGAATCCACAAGAAGCAGGTTACACTAGCTCGACAGAGTGACTTAAAAATCAAGCTCTCGGCCCTTAAGTCACCTGGCGGATTCATCAACGAGGCAGGCCTCAACATTCCCCAAATATCCGCCACCACAAAAAAGACGATAACATTAGATAAAGCCTCAGAGATCGACTCGTTTTCTCCAGGCTGCAAGGTGTATGCCAATATTGGGGAAAACACATATGACATTGTCCCCATGAAGGACGACCCCGGGGAGGGAGACTCTAAAAACAGTAGAGGGGGAAAGAGGTCTCTGATGGCTACCCCTCTTCAACCTTTCAACACCTCTCAACTGCCACAGGGTGCCACGATCAAGAAGACCAAAACAGAGCAGCAAGATCACTACGAGCTCATCATGGACGGGAAGACTTTCTTTGTGTGCATGGTATGCAAGCGTCCCTACGTGTGCTTGACGAGCCTCCGGCGCCACTTCAACACCCACTCCTGGGAGAAGAAGTACCCGTGCCACTACTGTGACAAGGTGTTTGCTCTGGCCGAGTATCGGACCAAACACGAGATCTACCACACAGGCGAGCGGAGGTACCAGTGCCTTCTGTGCAATGAGATGTTAATCAACTACCAGCTACTGTCGACTCACTGCAAACAGGCCCACAACCAGGACCCATCCGGGAGGAAACAAAAGGACGACACCGACAACAACTTGTACCGCCTGCTCCCTTGCAAAACGGTGCAGTTCAAGACCTACTCATATGAGACAGACGATTCAGATTCACAAGGAGTCCCTATTATCCAAGAGGATGGGAGCGTCCAGCACATTAACCCTGGAAGGGGGCACCTGGCCAACCCACTACAGTTACAGTCCACCCAGGGCAAGATGTTGAACTGGGATGACATCTTTGTGGAGCCTGAGGCACAGCCTGGATCAGGTGCCCACCGGCCAGGGAGCCACCCTATCCAATCTCCCCCAGGCTCTTCTGAGTTTGAGTTTGTCATACCAGAGACGTACTGA